The following proteins are co-located in the Verrucomicrobiota bacterium genome:
- a CDS encoding ABC transporter ATP-binding protein — translation MSQDVIIEVHDLYRRFGRIMAVNGISFSVKRGTVVGFIGANGAGKTTTMRIMTTLDFPNGGMVKVSGFDTVNSPNEVRRRIGWMPDAFGTYENVTVWEYLDFFARAFGYKGADRQKRLLEVMEFTELSPLASRDMSKLSKGQTQRLCLARTLIHDPELLILDEPAAGLDPKARIEFKQLVNLLARQGKTVFISSHILSELGEMCDTLVFIDQGRLVHHGDAQTLKAGGAKSLIEVKVSENVETLLNWVSMNPGMKVYETMQNGARLTFENPSDDFAREALRRMILDGIAVSDFHRQERRLEDVFVEMLKQSNAPATTPQLPERTMSVTPPPLPPPLLTHPPTT, via the coding sequence ATGAGCCAAGACGTCATCATCGAAGTCCATGACCTTTACCGCCGTTTCGGCCGCATCATGGCGGTTAATGGCATTTCATTCAGCGTGAAACGCGGAACGGTCGTGGGATTTATCGGGGCCAACGGGGCGGGAAAGACCACGACGATGCGGATTATGACGACCTTAGATTTTCCTAATGGAGGCATGGTCAAGGTCAGTGGTTTTGATACGGTAAATTCGCCTAATGAAGTCCGCAGGCGCATCGGATGGATGCCTGACGCTTTCGGTACATATGAAAATGTCACGGTCTGGGAGTACCTCGACTTTTTTGCGCGGGCATTTGGTTACAAAGGGGCTGACCGGCAGAAACGCCTTTTGGAGGTTATGGAATTCACCGAGCTTTCCCCGCTGGCTTCCCGTGATATGAGTAAACTCTCCAAAGGCCAGACCCAGAGGCTTTGCCTGGCGAGGACACTGATCCATGATCCGGAGTTACTCATACTCGACGAGCCAGCCGCCGGGCTTGATCCAAAGGCACGGATTGAATTCAAACAACTCGTCAATCTCCTGGCTCGTCAGGGGAAAACCGTTTTTATCAGTTCACACATCCTCTCCGAGCTCGGGGAGATGTGTGACACGCTCGTTTTTATCGATCAAGGCCGTCTCGTGCACCACGGTGATGCCCAAACCCTGAAAGCAGGTGGGGCAAAATCCCTGATTGAAGTCAAGGTATCCGAAAACGTGGAAACATTACTGAACTGGGTGTCGATGAATCCCGGGATGAAAGTGTATGAAACCATGCAAAATGGCGCACGCCTGACTTTCGAGAATCCGAGTGATGACTTTGCCCGTGAGGCATTACGCCGGATGATCCTCGACGGGATCGCCGTCAGCGATTTTCACCGGCAGGAACGTCGATTGGAAGACGTCTTTGTCGAGATGCTTAAACAATCGAATGCCCCGGCCACTACCCCGCAGCTACCGGAGAGAACCATGTCGGTGACTCCGCCGCCTTTACCCCCGCCACTGCTGACTCACCCACCCACCACATGA
- a CDS encoding AraC family transcriptional regulator, translating into MIREFTEKNLGYQTVLKGVFSQYVALLCRAYMDRAPGDDSSLPLAQTVSHMETHFHDPLRLEDLACRAHYSVDYLLKLRVQQAGELLKDGSHSITAISQACGFSDSNYFSRQFRRVMGRTPRAFRRTFSEII; encoded by the coding sequence ATGATCAGGGAGTTTACAGAAAAGAATCTGGGTTATCAGACGGTCTTAAAAGGGGTATTCAGTCAGTATGTAGCGCTCTTGTGCCGGGCCTACATGGACCGTGCGCCCGGTGACGACTCATCACTGCCATTAGCCCAGACGGTCAGTCATATGGAGACTCATTTTCATGATCCCCTACGCTTAGAGGACCTCGCATGTCGGGCACATTATTCGGTAGATTACTTGCTCAAGCTCCGTGTACAACAGGCGGGAGAACTCCTTAAAGACGGGAGCCACTCGATAACGGCCATCTCCCAGGCATGCGGATTCTCAGACAGTAACTATTTTTCCCGGCAATTTCGCCGCGTCATGGGCCGTACCCCCCGAGCATTTCGCCGCACATTCTCTGAAATCATATAA
- a CDS encoding AraC family ligand binding domain-containing protein translates to MTKGTALHQAGRGDYIIRAGDVYVINPGATHALEKMEDLHQCHVMFDPADFLRPISEDLKKLAGYHALFVLDPASIFKNRLRLKGSH, encoded by the coding sequence GTGACAAAGGGCACCGCTCTACATCAGGCAGGTCGTGGGGATTATATCATCCGGGCTGGCGACGTCTATGTGATCAATCCCGGGGCTACCCACGCTTTGGAGAAAATGGAGGACTTACATCAATGCCACGTGATGTTTGATCCTGCCGATTTTTTACGGCCAATATCAGAGGATTTGAAGAAACTCGCCGGGTACCATGCTTTGTTTGTCCTTGATCCAGCCAGTATATTCAAAAACCGTCTCCGCCTCAAAGGCTCACATTGA
- a CDS encoding glycoside hydrolase family 127 protein, producing MKSSHQNILVTKLTLPHTLWELRTPKVKSVKKIPLGKSTQALAAGGISVKIKTVFNPKMKVFKKDCAEVIIELYNPGEKPVSFNLKWTLPFQNQKQAPRWLIPSLFYKKNPQTFIDWLPSIDGPNDVPKLVNDYWTFRSDLMAVPMVMGWQSALGSVAMVMPERQLGAMTAIGFDNRAGQFALVGAWPRREEPRPRDLSCHTKVAEQVAKGEETSEIEYTTLDPKEKKVISFWLFDGDEDPHAYSPILQETFARWDSQYEITPWYPTADAMHHAAHGLYVWHYDDEYRSLWETGHYYPSAATNPQHVHRYEMHTGFVSGTPYAHALRQYGLRFGRKDEAEAGRKLLDHICENLTPWGSFWSCYYKEGNRWGSGWHSAEEWQTTPGKPSQELPARTLADATLYTARAALAEKANLKSKKLWTDAVIKNCDFVKRIQRKDGNPGQGYDKDDGHVIYWESHEGLLWIAALVEGYRLTGEKSYLETACQAGRYYETAVRDAYIVGAPEGTRYQPTSEDPMNGIISYVNLWMETGDKLWLELAGLCGEFLMTYRWQYNAVFPALSTCGIYKMKTKGWDISSPNNVCLHPYGLGCVPEMIELWKATGDAYLMKQNANCILALHQMMPPYDGCLDAKRGMMTERYYQTQDDGGKGQIMPVAHSWCTGLILLTGLTLQDKGHLYLEEATGALFVCEAVTVRKLRGGYEITNPWMTDLTLKLVVRKTKGSKKKYPAQIVLKAGEITTLKT from the coding sequence ATGAAATCCTCCCATCAAAACATCCTCGTCACAAAACTCACCCTCCCTCACACGCTCTGGGAGCTGCGCACTCCGAAGGTGAAGAGCGTTAAAAAAATTCCCCTCGGGAAATCCACGCAGGCTCTGGCCGCTGGTGGCATATCCGTAAAAATTAAAACTGTTTTTAATCCAAAAATGAAGGTTTTTAAGAAGGACTGCGCCGAAGTCATCATTGAATTATACAACCCCGGCGAGAAACCGGTTTCCTTCAACCTAAAGTGGACATTACCATTCCAAAACCAAAAACAGGCACCGCGCTGGCTGATTCCTTCCCTCTTCTATAAGAAAAACCCGCAAACCTTCATCGACTGGCTTCCTTCCATCGATGGGCCAAATGATGTCCCCAAACTGGTTAATGATTACTGGACCTTCCGCAGTGATCTCATGGCCGTGCCCATGGTCATGGGCTGGCAGAGTGCCCTCGGTTCTGTCGCTATGGTCATGCCCGAGCGTCAACTAGGCGCCATGACAGCCATTGGTTTCGATAATAGAGCTGGGCAATTTGCTCTGGTGGGAGCCTGGCCCCGACGGGAGGAGCCCCGTCCGCGTGATCTTTCCTGCCACACAAAGGTCGCTGAACAAGTCGCCAAAGGCGAGGAGACCTCAGAGATAGAGTACACCACACTCGACCCGAAGGAAAAGAAGGTCATTTCTTTCTGGCTCTTTGATGGGGACGAAGACCCGCACGCCTACTCCCCTATCCTCCAAGAGACTTTCGCGCGCTGGGACAGCCAATACGAGATCACGCCTTGGTATCCCACTGCGGATGCCATGCATCACGCGGCACACGGCCTCTACGTCTGGCACTACGATGATGAATATCGTTCCCTCTGGGAAACAGGCCATTATTACCCCAGTGCCGCGACAAATCCCCAACACGTTCACCGCTACGAAATGCATACGGGATTCGTCAGCGGCACTCCCTACGCGCATGCCCTGCGCCAGTACGGCCTGCGTTTTGGCCGCAAGGATGAGGCCGAGGCGGGGCGCAAATTGCTCGACCATATATGCGAGAACCTCACCCCGTGGGGCAGTTTCTGGTCTTGTTATTATAAAGAGGGCAATCGTTGGGGCAGCGGCTGGCATTCAGCCGAGGAATGGCAGACGACGCCCGGCAAACCTTCACAAGAACTCCCGGCCCGCACACTGGCTGACGCCACACTTTACACTGCCCGTGCAGCCTTGGCAGAAAAAGCGAATCTCAAAAGTAAAAAGCTCTGGACCGATGCCGTCATTAAAAACTGTGACTTTGTCAAACGCATCCAGCGCAAAGACGGAAATCCCGGGCAGGGCTATGACAAGGACGACGGGCACGTCATTTACTGGGAAAGTCACGAAGGCCTCCTCTGGATCGCCGCACTCGTCGAGGGTTATCGCCTGACCGGGGAAAAATCCTATCTGGAAACAGCCTGCCAGGCGGGGCGTTATTACGAAACAGCGGTTCGTGACGCCTACATCGTCGGCGCACCCGAAGGGACTCGTTATCAGCCCACCTCTGAGGACCCGATGAATGGAATCATCTCCTACGTGAACCTGTGGATGGAGACAGGCGACAAACTCTGGCTCGAGCTAGCAGGGCTCTGCGGTGAATTCCTCATGACCTATCGCTGGCAGTATAATGCCGTCTTCCCCGCCTTGAGCACCTGCGGCATATACAAGATGAAAACCAAAGGCTGGGACATCTCCTCACCGAATAACGTTTGTCTCCACCCTTACGGTCTGGGCTGTGTCCCCGAGATGATCGAGCTCTGGAAAGCTACCGGCGACGCCTATCTCATGAAGCAGAATGCAAATTGCATTTTGGCCCTGCACCAGATGATGCCGCCGTATGACGGGTGTCTGGATGCCAAACGCGGCATGATGACCGAGCGTTATTACCAGACCCAGGATGACGGGGGCAAGGGACAGATCATGCCCGTGGCCCATAGTTGGTGTACAGGGCTCATCCTTCTGACGGGACTGACCCTGCAAGACAAAGGCCATCTCTACCTTGAGGAGGCCACGGGTGCACTCTTCGTCTGTGAAGCCGTGACTGTGCGCAAATTGCGCGGAGGTTATGAAATCACTAACCCCTGGATGACCGACCTGACACTCAAGCTTGTCGTCCGCAAAACCAAGGGCTCAAAGAAAAAGTATCCCGCGCAAATTGTGCTGAAAGCTGGCGAGATAACCACGCTCAAAACCTGA
- a CDS encoding xylose isomerase has protein sequence MTKLSSKTKPKLLCFGGAWGIMDDPQHRGITRREAMMMNKKAGFDGVAVGADGEMIRETYEIGLERLTGISCNEETFPGQLLLGHSTNSRRINVQFYDHDTPPKVAVRGWLKLEKFAEQLGANVDLEVHRDTCTETPEKTWEIAERYHQATGRMIRMNFDFSHFALVKHIGTPYASRLLDRPELIQNARQLHLRAFNGHHCQIAVLDGRGKLTPEGRDYLDFVDALLKCWLKGAKPGDELCILPEQLTWAGYQLTTFPPVWGDMCAIMHQARKTWAEAL, from the coding sequence ATGACTAAACTCTCCTCAAAAACAAAACCCAAGCTCCTGTGTTTCGGTGGGGCATGGGGAATCATGGATGATCCTCAACACCGAGGGATCACGCGCCGCGAGGCCATGATGATGAATAAAAAAGCGGGTTTTGACGGTGTCGCTGTCGGTGCAGACGGGGAAATGATCCGTGAGACTTATGAGATCGGGCTGGAACGTCTCACCGGTATCAGCTGTAATGAAGAAACTTTTCCCGGCCAGTTATTGCTGGGGCATTCGACAAATTCCCGCCGGATCAATGTCCAATTCTACGATCATGACACTCCCCCGAAAGTCGCAGTGAGGGGCTGGCTCAAACTCGAGAAATTTGCCGAACAACTCGGGGCCAATGTCGATCTGGAGGTTCACCGGGACACATGCACGGAGACGCCGGAGAAAACGTGGGAGATTGCGGAGCGTTACCACCAGGCGACCGGGCGTATGATCCGTATGAATTTTGATTTTTCGCATTTTGCCTTGGTTAAACACATCGGAACCCCGTATGCCTCCCGGCTCCTCGACCGGCCCGAGCTCATCCAAAATGCGCGACAACTCCACTTGCGCGCCTTTAACGGGCACCATTGCCAGATCGCAGTGCTCGACGGACGTGGCAAGCTGACTCCCGAGGGTCGCGACTACCTTGATTTTGTCGATGCCCTACTGAAATGCTGGCTTAAAGGCGCAAAACCCGGGGATGAACTCTGCATCCTGCCCGAGCAACTCACTTGGGCCGGATACCAGCTCACTACTTTCCCACCCGTCTGGGGCGACATGTGTGCGATCATGCACCAAGCCCGCAAGACCTGGGCGGAAGCCCTCTGA